A region of Oryctolagus cuniculus chromosome 3, mOryCun1.1, whole genome shotgun sequence DNA encodes the following proteins:
- the LEP gene encoding leptin precursor (The RefSeq protein has 1 substitution compared to this genomic sequence) encodes MRCGPLCQLLWLWPCLSCVPAVPMRKVQDDTKTLIKTIVTRISDISHTQSVSSRQRVVGLDFIPGLHPNLSLSTMDQTLAIYQQILASLPSRNVIQIANDLENLRDLLHLLASSKSCPLPRASGLETLEGLGGVLEASLYSTEVVALSRLQGFLQAMLQQLDLGPGC; translated from the exons ATGCGGTGTGGACCCCTCTGCCGACTCCTGTGGCTGTGGCCCTGTCTGTCCTGTGTTCCAGCTGTGCCCATGCGGAAAGTCCAGGATGACACCAAGACCCTCATCAAAACCATTGTCACCAGGATCAGTGACATCTCACACACG CAGTCGGTCTCCTCCAGACAGAGGGTCGTCGGTTTGGACTTCATCCCTGGCCTCCACCCCAACCTGAGCTTGTCCACAATGGACCAGACGTTGGCCATCTACCAACAGATCCTCGCCAGTCTGCCGTCCCGAAATGTGATCCAAATAGCCAACGACCTGGAGAACCTCCGGGAccttctgcacctgctggcctCGTCCAAAAGCTGCCCTCTGCCCCGAGCCAGTGGCTTGGAGACCCTGGAGGGCCTGGGAGGCGTCCTGGAGGCGTCACTCTACTCCACGGAGGTGGTGGCCCTGAGCAGGCTGCAGGGGTTCCTGCAGGCAATGCTGCAGCAGCTGGACCTGGGCCCTGGGTGCTGA
- the LEP gene encoding leptin isoform X1 yields MRCGPLCRLLWLWPCLSCVPAVPMRKVQDDTKTLIKTIVTRISDISHTQSVSSRQRVVGLDFIPGLHPNLSLSTMDQTLAIYQQILASLPSRNVIQIANDLENLRDLLHLLASSKSCPLPRASGLETLEGLGGVLEASLYSTEVVALSRLQGFLQAMLQQLDLGPGC; encoded by the exons ATGCGGTGTGGACCCCTCTGCCGACTCCTGTGGCTGTGGCCCTGTCTGTCCTGTGTTCCAGCTGTGCCCATGCGGAAAGTCCAGGATGACACCAAGACCCTCATCAAAACCATTGTCACCAGGATCAGTGACATCTCACACACG CAGTCGGTCTCCTCCAGACAGAGGGTCGTCGGTTTGGACTTCATCCCTGGCCTCCACCCCAACCTGAGCTTGTCCACAATGGACCAGACGTTGGCCATCTACCAACAGATCCTCGCCAGTCTGCCGTCCCGAAATGTGATCCAAATAGCCAACGACCTGGAGAACCTCCGGGAccttctgcacctgctggcctCGTCCAAAAGCTGCCCTCTGCCCCGAGCCAGTGGCTTGGAGACCCTGGAGGGCCTGGGAGGCGTCCTGGAGGCGTCACTCTACTCCACGGAGGTGGTGGCCCTGAGCAGGCTGCAGGGGTTCCTGCAGGCAATGCTGCAGCAGCTGGACCTGGGCCCTGGGTGCTGA